A window of the Plasmodium vivax chromosome 12, whole genome shotgun sequence genome harbors these coding sequences:
- a CDS encoding VAMP-like protein YKT62, putative (encoded by transcript PVX_116640A) produces MNDLPGALPSSERSSKVALYAILIYRHDASKPVFLSAAVDLSSFPFFHRSSLKEHVFFHSRLVCSRTPKGNREVIELESGIGHLHVYTNKETNVSVLVLSTKTYPLRIAFGLIDATQRLFQQKCRGKYEHVVEDLMEGALFTTELQELLKKYQNPSEADKLSRVQKDLDEVKDVMLKNIDDLLQRGEKLDDLMKKSQDLSNSSYQFYRCVPSDARGLAG; encoded by the coding sequence aTGAACGACTTGCCGGGGGCCCTGCCCAGCAGCGAGCGGTCGAGCAAAGTTGCGCTGTATGCGATTCTAATTTACAGGCACGATGCGTCGAAGCCTGTGTTCCTCTCGGCAGCAGTGGACCTGTcgtccttccccttcttccacCGCTCCTCCCTGAAGGAGCACGTATTCTTCCACTCCCGATTGGTATGCAGCAGGACCCCCAAGGGAAACAGAGAAGTGATCGAATTAGAGTCGGGGATAGGCCACCTGCACGTTTACACCAATAAGGAAACGAATGTCAGCGTGCTGGTGCTGTCGACCAAAACATACCCCCTGCGAATAGCTTTCGGGCTAATTGACGCTACGCAGAGACTCTTTCAGCAAAAGTGCAGGGGGAAGTATGAACATGTGGTGGAGGACCTGATGGAGGGGGCTCTATTCACAACCGAGTTGCAAGAGCTTCTGAAGAAATACCAAAACCCATCTGAGGCGGACAAGCTCTCCAGGGTACAGAAGGATCTAGATGAGGTAAAAGACGTGATGCTAAAAAACATTGACGATTTGTTAcagcggggggagaagctaGATGACCTCATGAAGAAGAGCCAGGATTTGTCTAACTCTTCCTACCAGTTTTACAGGTGCGTCCCGTCCGACGCTAGGGGGTTAGCGGGCTAG